TACGCCACACCGACCGAGCGGTGAGCTAACGGCCAGCGGCGGCGCAGCCGCTGGGAGAACTGCCACGGCCCGAGCAGCAACGCGAGCGACCCGAGGGCGACGTGGACGTAGAAGGCCCACCGGACCGGCAGCGGCGCGTCCACGTAGGTGCCGGCCAGCCCGGCACCGTCGTCGGCGAGGGCGCGCAGGTCGGCGCTGGCGTAGGTGTACAACGAGAACCCGCCGATCGCGAGCGAGGTGAGCAGCACCGCCGTCCAGCCGGTGCGGGACCGCCGTACCGGTCTTCTGCTGGTTGTCCGCACCGGTGGTGACGCCATCACTGCCGTGTCGCTCATGACCGCCCCCTGGCGAGTATGTAAGTGCCATTCACAATGTAAGTGACGTCAACATACGGCCTGATGTTAATGTCGTCAACATGGCAGCTGGGGCCACTCGCCGGACGTACCACCACGGAGCGCTACGCGATGCGCTGCTCGCCGGTGCCCGGGAGCTGTTGGCCGAGCGCGGAGCGGAGGGCTTCAGCCTCAACGAGCTGGCCCGGCGGGTCGGCGTCAGCTCCGCAGCGCCGTACCGGCACTTCGCCGACCGCGAGGCGCTGCTGTCCGCGCTGCGCGACGAGGGGTACGACGCGTTCGGTGCCGCCCAGCGCGCCGCCGCCGCACAGGCCACCGACCCCGCCGACCGGATCATCCGCCTGGTCGCCGCGTACCTGCGCTTCGCCGAGGAGAACGACGCGATCTTCGGCATGATGTTCCGGTACTGGTCCTGGGCCGAGGTACGGCCTGACACCTTCGCGCCCCTGGTCGACGCGGTGGCCGAGGCACAGCAGGCAGGTTTCCTGCCCGACGGTCAGTCCGCCACCGCGCTGGCTCGCACCATCTGGTGCACCGTCCACGGCCTGACGACCTTGCGTCTCACCGGTGGTCTGACGAAACTCGGCCTGGACGCCCCGACGGACGAGTTGATCCGCGACACGTTCGCGGCGATCCTGCGGCCCTCGGATAGCTGAGATCCACTGCCGGCGAAGCGCCACGCACAATCACCATGATCACCGTGGACCCTGACGACGCTAATTGGTAGGGGTCTTCAGGTCGGAACGTCGATGATGGATGATGCCCCGGTGCTGTGGTGGCTGGCAGGGCTGGTGGACGACGATGACGAGGGGTCGGCCGGCAGCCTCTACTTCGTGCCCTTGCGGGGCTGGGCCGTCGTCACAGCAATCATCGGGTTGATCCTCACCGTGGCCAACGTCATTCACGCAATACGGCTCTGACGCGATCCGAAAGCCGGATTCGAGCTACCTGCAACCTGCCGATCAGCGAACCATCCGTCGAGGACCTCGACAACACGACGGACGGTGACCGTCCTGGATCGACGACGACCACGCCGGTCGGGACAACAGGACCGTCAGACAGCGGAGTACAGCCGGGTTAGCCGGCGGTGGCCCGGTTCAGGACGTGGTCGCGGGCGTCGGCGTACCGGGCCCGGATGGCAGGCACCGGATCGGCGGTGTACTCCTCGGTGTCGGCCGGGGTCCAGTCGGGCGCGTCCGGGGTGCC
The sequence above is a segment of the Solwaraspora sp. WMMD406 genome. Coding sequences within it:
- a CDS encoding TetR/AcrR family transcriptional regulator; translated protein: MAAGATRRTYHHGALRDALLAGARELLAERGAEGFSLNELARRVGVSSAAPYRHFADREALLSALRDEGYDAFGAAQRAAAAQATDPADRIIRLVAAYLRFAEENDAIFGMMFRYWSWAEVRPDTFAPLVDAVAEAQQAGFLPDGQSATALARTIWCTVHGLTTLRLTGGLTKLGLDAPTDELIRDTFAAILRPSDS